TTTTTCAAGATACTTGAAAAGGCAAAGGACATGAGAAGCGAGCTGAATGCAACGCTCAAGGATGCATACCAGACACTTGCCGTTGCGCAGATTTACCACTCTGTTTACGAGCTTGAGGCAATAGCATCACAGATAAAAAAGGCACCTGGCGTGAAAATAGAGGTAAAAAACGTCATGGGCGTCAAGATTCCCTCAATCCAGTCCGTGCCTGTGCAAAAAAGCCCATTTGGGAGAGGATACTCGATTATTGGCTCAACTGCCAAAGTAGACGAGGCGGCAGACAATTTTGAAAAAACAACAGACATGATTGTCAAGCTTGCAGAAACCGAAAACGCCCTGAGAAAGCTTATCCGCGAGATTGAAAAGACAAAGCGCAGGGTCAACGCACTTGAATTTATTCTTATACCCAAACTTGAGGCGCAGGCAAAGCTCATCCGCTTCAGGCTTGAGGAGATGGAGCGCGACTCGTTTTTTGTTTTAAAGATGATGAAAAAGAAGCTTGGGAAAAAGGCCAGAAAGCAGGATAACTAGAATTTAGAAAACCAGAAATCCTTATTTCCTACCAGCCATGAATTTATTTTCCTTGTCAAATCATCCGCAAATAGACCAAAGACATATAGCTATGAAACTCCAAAGCATATAGTGGAAACTTTCTGAAAAGCCGCGACTTACCGTAACTCACGCAGAACTAGCAAGCCAGACAATAATCACATTCTGTGACTTTGAAATAATTTCAAGGATTTCCATGTGGATGTAACCCAACCTTCAGCCAACCCCTAAGACAGGGCTTCTGTAAAGCTTTGGGATTGCAAGCGAGGCGTATTCGGATTTTT
Above is a genomic segment from Candidatus Parvarchaeota archaeon containing:
- a CDS encoding V-type ATP synthase subunit D: MAENPNPTRMELLKAKARIVLAKKGHKLLKQKRDALVMEFFKILEKAKDMRSELNATLKDAYQTLAVAQIYHSVYELEAIASQIKKAPGVKIEVKNVMGVKIPSIQSVPVQKSPFGRGYSIIGSTAKVDEAADNFEKTTDMIVKLAETENALRKLIREIEKTKRRVNALEFILIPKLEAQAKLIRFRLEEMERDSFFVLKMMKKKLGKKARKQDN